A stretch of the Mycobacterium sp. ITM-2016-00317 genome encodes the following:
- a CDS encoding SDR family NAD(P)-dependent oxidoreductase, producing MQGFAGKVAVVTGAGSGIGQALAIELGRSGAHVAISDVDTEGLAITEERLKAIGARVKADRLDVTEREAFQLYADGVAEHFGKVNQIYNNAGIAFTGDIEITQFKDMERVMDVDYWGVVNGTKAFLPHLIASGDGHVVNVSSVFGLFSVPGQAAYNAAKFATRGFTEALRQEMGLAGHPVKVSCVHPGGIKTAIARNASAAEGLDAEELARTFDKKLASTTPEKAAKIILDGVRKNKARILVGNDAKMFEIVIRAVGAGYQSLFPKVVARLTKPK from the coding sequence ATGCAGGGCTTCGCCGGGAAGGTGGCCGTGGTGACCGGGGCCGGATCAGGCATCGGGCAGGCCCTGGCCATCGAGCTCGGCCGGTCCGGGGCGCACGTCGCGATCAGCGACGTCGACACCGAGGGGCTGGCCATCACCGAGGAGCGGCTCAAGGCCATCGGCGCCCGGGTCAAGGCCGACCGCCTCGACGTGACCGAACGCGAAGCGTTCCAGCTCTACGCCGACGGCGTCGCCGAGCACTTCGGCAAGGTCAACCAGATCTACAACAACGCCGGCATCGCGTTCACCGGCGACATCGAGATCACCCAGTTCAAGGACATGGAACGGGTGATGGACGTCGACTACTGGGGTGTCGTCAACGGCACCAAGGCGTTCCTGCCGCACCTGATCGCCTCCGGCGACGGCCACGTCGTCAACGTCTCCAGCGTGTTCGGCCTGTTCTCGGTGCCCGGGCAGGCCGCCTACAACGCCGCCAAGTTCGCCACGCGCGGCTTCACCGAGGCGCTGCGGCAGGAGATGGGTCTGGCCGGTCACCCGGTGAAGGTGTCGTGCGTGCACCCCGGCGGCATCAAGACCGCGATCGCGCGCAACGCGTCCGCCGCCGAAGGCCTGGACGCCGAGGAACTGGCCAGGACATTCGACAAGAAGCTGGCCAGCACGACCCCGGAGAAGGCCGCCAAGATCATTCTCGACGGCGTGCGCAAGAACAAGGCGCGCATTCTGGTGGGCAACGACGCCAAGATGTTCGAGATCGTCATCCGCGCCGTCGGCGCCGGATACCAGAGCCTGTTCCCGAAAGTGGTCGCCCGGCTGACCAAGCCGAAATAG
- a CDS encoding DUF4190 domain-containing protein, whose protein sequence is MTNPDNDAGRSESSDSTPGGSEPSSAGFEAPPIEQGDTTDPTGHQPQYPPPAYNPPPPPGYGETPGYPTGYPPPGGFAAPDYPPPAYPPPYPDAGGPPPYPAPGYGGQGYGAPEYGSPSYPPPPPYGAGGYPPAGGWIGAEYGYGAPAPQGTNSLAIGSLVASCVGLFCCVGSIIGIVLGIVAMNQINQTQQEGRGLAIAGVAVGVLTLLISGIATIAIMSS, encoded by the coding sequence ATGACGAATCCGGACAACGACGCAGGCCGCAGCGAATCGTCCGATTCCACCCCGGGTGGGTCCGAACCGTCATCGGCGGGCTTCGAAGCGCCGCCGATCGAGCAGGGTGACACCACCGACCCGACCGGGCACCAGCCGCAGTACCCGCCGCCGGCGTACAACCCGCCCCCGCCGCCGGGCTACGGCGAAACTCCCGGTTACCCGACCGGATATCCGCCGCCCGGCGGATTCGCGGCCCCGGACTACCCGCCCCCGGCATATCCCCCGCCCTACCCCGACGCGGGAGGGCCCCCGCCGTACCCGGCCCCCGGCTACGGCGGTCAGGGATACGGCGCACCCGAATACGGGAGCCCGTCGTATCCCCCGCCGCCGCCCTACGGGGCAGGCGGATACCCGCCCGCAGGGGGATGGATCGGCGCCGAGTACGGCTACGGGGCACCGGCCCCGCAGGGCACCAATTCCCTGGCGATCGGCTCACTGGTGGCCTCGTGCGTCGGCCTGTTCTGCTGTGTGGGCTCCATCATCGGCATCGTGCTGGGCATCGTGGCGATGAACCAGATCAACCAGACACAGCAGGAAGGCCGCGGCCTGGCCATCGCCGGCGTCGCCGTCGGCGTGCTCACCCTGCTGATCAGCGGTATCGCCACCATCGCGATCATGAGTTCCTGA
- a CDS encoding sn-glycerol-3-phosphate ABC transporter ATP-binding protein UgpC has translation MAEIVLDGVTKSYADGTAAVTDLSLTIADGEFVILVGPSGCGKSTTLNMVAGLEEITSGELRIDGERVNERPVKDRDIAMVFQSYALYPHMTVRQNIAFPLTLAKLSKHEIAHQVEQTAKTLDLTDLLDRKPGQLSGGQRQRVAMGRAIVRNPKAFLLDEPLSNLDAKLRVQMRTEIARLQKRLGTTTVYVTHDQTEAMTLGDRVVVMRGGAVQQVGTPDELYRAPVNLFVAGFIGSPAMNFFPAALSELGVRLPFGEIPLTGAVYNRLRDHRSAGDLIAGIRPEHLEDAAVIDAYARISALVFDVTVEMVESLGADKYVYFGMDGPGAEAMYLAEVAAQSGGGANESVARVPAHSAARAGETLQLALNPAHVQLFDPRTGRNLSLPVAGS, from the coding sequence ATGGCTGAGATCGTTTTGGACGGGGTGACCAAGAGCTACGCCGACGGCACGGCGGCGGTCACGGACCTGTCGCTCACGATCGCCGACGGCGAGTTCGTCATCCTGGTCGGGCCGTCGGGCTGCGGCAAGTCCACCACGCTGAACATGGTCGCCGGACTGGAGGAGATCACCTCCGGTGAGCTGCGCATCGACGGCGAACGGGTCAACGAGCGCCCCGTGAAGGACCGCGACATCGCGATGGTGTTCCAGTCCTATGCGCTCTACCCACACATGACGGTGCGCCAGAACATCGCGTTTCCGTTGACGCTGGCCAAGCTAAGCAAGCACGAGATCGCGCACCAGGTCGAGCAGACGGCGAAAACCCTCGATCTGACGGACCTGTTGGACCGCAAGCCGGGTCAGCTGTCAGGCGGTCAGCGCCAGCGGGTGGCCATGGGCCGCGCGATCGTGCGGAACCCGAAGGCATTCCTGCTCGACGAACCCCTGTCCAACCTGGACGCGAAGCTGCGTGTCCAGATGCGCACCGAGATCGCGCGTCTGCAGAAGCGGCTCGGCACGACGACGGTTTATGTCACCCATGACCAGACCGAGGCGATGACCCTCGGGGACCGGGTGGTGGTGATGCGCGGCGGCGCGGTGCAGCAGGTCGGCACGCCCGACGAGTTGTACCGCGCGCCCGTCAATCTGTTCGTGGCCGGGTTCATCGGTTCCCCGGCGATGAACTTCTTTCCCGCAGCGTTGTCCGAGCTCGGTGTGCGGCTGCCGTTCGGGGAGATCCCGCTGACGGGCGCGGTGTACAACCGCCTCAGGGACCACCGGTCCGCGGGGGATCTGATCGCCGGGATCCGTCCCGAACACCTGGAGGACGCCGCGGTGATCGACGCCTACGCCCGGATCAGCGCCCTGGTCTTCGATGTCACGGTGGAGATGGTCGAGTCGCTGGGCGCCGACAAGTACGTGTATTTCGGGATGGACGGACCCGGCGCCGAGGCGATGTATCTGGCCGAGGTGGCCGCGCAGTCGGGCGGCGGCGCGAACGAGTCCGTCGCGCGTGTTCCGGCGCACTCGGCGGCGCGGGCCGGCGAGACGTTGCAGCTGGCGCTGAACCCGGCGCATGTCCAGCTGTTCGACCCGAGGACCGGTCGCAACCTGTCGCTGCCGGTGGCCGGCTCATGA
- a CDS encoding NADP-dependent malic enzyme codes for MERTPRVVIEDREIFEAHEGGKLSVELKSPLDTQRALSIAYTPGVAQVSRAIAADKTLAAKYTWANRLVAVVSDGSAVLGLGDIGAAASLPVMEGKSALFKAFAGLDSIPIVLDTNDPDEIVETLIRLRPTFGAVNLEDISAPRCFEIERRVIEALDCPVMHDDQHGTAIVVLAALHGAAKVLDRDMHALRVVISGAGAAGVACANILLAKGIRDVTVLDSKGIIHSGRDDLNPVKAELAERTNPAGRTGGVAEALDGADMFLGLSAGLVPEEIIATMAPGGIVFALSNPDPEIHPDVARKYAAVVATGRSDFPNQINNVLAFPGVFRGALDAGARRITEKMKVAAAEAIFSVVGDDLAVDHIVPSALDPRVAPAVAAAVGAASEG; via the coding sequence GTGGAGCGCACGCCGCGGGTGGTCATCGAGGACCGCGAGATCTTCGAGGCTCATGAGGGCGGCAAGCTCTCGGTCGAACTGAAGTCGCCGTTGGACACCCAGCGGGCGTTGTCGATCGCCTACACCCCCGGTGTGGCGCAGGTCAGTCGGGCCATCGCGGCGGACAAGACGCTGGCCGCGAAGTACACGTGGGCGAATCGGCTGGTCGCGGTCGTCAGCGACGGCAGCGCGGTGCTCGGCCTCGGCGACATCGGCGCCGCGGCGTCGCTGCCGGTGATGGAGGGCAAGAGCGCGCTGTTCAAGGCGTTCGCCGGGCTGGACTCGATCCCGATCGTGCTCGACACCAACGATCCTGACGAGATCGTCGAGACACTGATCCGGCTGCGGCCGACCTTCGGCGCGGTGAACCTGGAGGACATCTCGGCGCCGCGGTGCTTCGAGATCGAGCGCCGCGTCATCGAGGCGCTGGACTGCCCGGTGATGCACGACGATCAGCACGGCACCGCGATCGTGGTCCTGGCGGCGCTGCACGGCGCGGCGAAGGTGCTCGACCGTGACATGCATGCGTTGCGCGTGGTGATCTCCGGGGCCGGCGCCGCGGGCGTGGCATGCGCGAACATCCTGTTGGCCAAAGGAATCCGGGACGTGACCGTGCTGGATTCCAAGGGCATCATCCACAGCGGGCGCGACGACCTGAACCCGGTCAAGGCCGAACTGGCCGAGCGCACCAATCCTGCCGGGCGCACCGGCGGCGTTGCCGAGGCGCTCGACGGCGCGGACATGTTCCTCGGCCTGTCGGCCGGTCTGGTGCCGGAGGAGATCATCGCGACGATGGCTCCCGGGGGCATCGTGTTCGCGCTGTCGAACCCCGATCCCGAGATCCACCCGGACGTGGCCCGCAAGTACGCGGCGGTGGTGGCCACCGGGCGCAGCGATTTCCCGAACCAGATCAACAACGTGCTGGCGTTCCCCGGGGTGTTCCGCGGAGCGTTGGACGCCGGGGCGCGTCGTATCACCGAGAAGATGAAGGTCGCTGCGGCAGAGGCGATCTTCTCCGTCGTCGGCGACGACCTGGCCGTCGACCACATCGTGCCGAGCGCGCTCGATCCGCGGGTCGCCCCTGCGGTCGCGGCCGCGGTCGGCGCGGCTTCTGAGGGGTAG
- the corA gene encoding magnesium/cobalt transporter CorA — MSSFHPSPRRQPTKARGLRRPKGAEPDAERIHVPVSQAMVDCGVYCEGHRLPGKLTHAAALTRVHELEAQGRPAFVWIGLHEPDAQQMQAVADVFGLDGLPVEDAVHAHQRPKLERYDDMLFLVLKTVTYVDHDSVAKAREIVETGEIMIFVGRDYVVTVRHGEHGGLAGVRKRLEASPDNLSLGPYSVMHAIADQVVDTYLGVTELIETDIDAMEEDIFSPQARTDIESIYLLKREVVELRRAVSPLATDLQSIGTDHDDLVNPEIRRYMRDVLDHTIKAADRIASYDELLSSLVQAALGKVAMQQNVDMRKISAWVAIAAVPTALAGIYGMNFEEMPELRWDFGYPMILLLMTSVCVLLYRNFRRNNWL, encoded by the coding sequence ATGTCCTCGTTCCACCCGTCGCCGCGCCGTCAGCCCACCAAGGCGCGCGGCCTGCGGCGGCCCAAGGGCGCCGAACCGGACGCCGAGCGCATCCACGTCCCGGTCTCCCAGGCGATGGTCGACTGCGGCGTCTACTGCGAAGGACACCGGCTGCCCGGCAAGTTGACCCACGCCGCGGCGCTGACCAGGGTCCATGAACTCGAAGCGCAGGGCAGGCCCGCGTTCGTCTGGATCGGCCTGCACGAACCCGACGCACAGCAGATGCAGGCCGTCGCCGACGTGTTCGGCCTGGACGGACTCCCCGTCGAGGACGCCGTGCACGCCCATCAGCGCCCCAAGCTCGAGCGCTACGACGACATGCTGTTCCTGGTGCTCAAGACCGTCACCTACGTCGACCACGACTCGGTGGCCAAGGCCCGCGAGATCGTCGAGACCGGCGAGATCATGATCTTCGTCGGCCGCGACTACGTCGTCACCGTTCGCCACGGCGAGCACGGCGGACTCGCCGGCGTGCGCAAACGACTGGAGGCCTCGCCGGACAACCTCAGCCTCGGCCCGTACTCGGTGATGCACGCGATCGCCGACCAGGTGGTCGACACCTACCTCGGCGTCACCGAGCTCATCGAGACCGACATCGACGCGATGGAAGAGGACATCTTCTCCCCGCAGGCGCGCACCGACATCGAGAGCATCTACCTGCTCAAGCGCGAAGTCGTCGAGTTGCGTCGCGCCGTGAGCCCGCTGGCGACCGACCTGCAGAGCATCGGCACCGACCACGACGACCTGGTCAACCCCGAGATCCGCCGCTACATGCGCGACGTCCTCGACCACACCATCAAGGCCGCCGACCGCATCGCCAGCTACGACGAACTGCTCAGCTCGCTGGTGCAGGCCGCGCTCGGCAAGGTGGCCATGCAGCAGAACGTGGACATGCGCAAGATCTCCGCCTGGGTCGCCATCGCCGCTGTGCCCACCGCACTGGCAGGCATCTACGGGATGAACTTCGAGGAGATGCCCGAATTGCGCTGGGACTTCGGCTATCCCATGATCCTGCTGCTGATGACCTCGGTGTGTGTGCTGCTGTACCGGAACTTCCGCCGCAATAACTGGCTCTGA
- a CDS encoding glycine betaine ABC transporter substrate-binding protein, producing the protein MVAAAVLVGCGGPPPPPSIPVGSQPDPESLLIAHLYAAALRFYGNPAHVAATETPLGLLDSGEIQVAPGFTGRLLTRFAPESAARSDVQVYRTLLSVLPEGILAGDYTTSAEDKPAVAVTESTADEWAGRDVSALARRCGDVAVGAVVSVPHPPALGTCELPRPRGFADDDAMFAALRAGQIDAAWTTTASPDVPSEIVVLSDNTSLIRAENLVPLYRRNELSESQVLALNEIAGVLDTGSLADMRRKVAEGDDPALVAGQWLDEHPLGVGN; encoded by the coding sequence GTGGTGGCTGCGGCCGTGCTGGTGGGCTGTGGTGGTCCGCCACCGCCGCCGTCGATCCCGGTGGGCTCGCAGCCCGATCCGGAGTCCCTGCTGATCGCCCATCTCTACGCGGCGGCGTTGCGGTTCTACGGCAACCCCGCGCACGTGGCGGCCACCGAGACCCCGCTCGGCCTGCTCGACTCCGGCGAGATCCAGGTGGCGCCCGGGTTCACCGGCCGGCTGCTGACCCGGTTCGCGCCGGAGTCGGCGGCGCGCTCGGATGTGCAGGTCTACCGCACGCTGCTCTCGGTGCTGCCGGAGGGCATCCTGGCCGGCGACTACACCACCTCGGCCGAGGACAAGCCCGCCGTCGCGGTCACCGAAAGCACCGCCGACGAGTGGGCCGGGCGGGACGTGAGCGCGCTGGCCCGCCGATGCGGGGATGTCGCGGTCGGCGCGGTCGTCTCGGTGCCGCACCCGCCGGCGCTGGGCACCTGCGAGTTGCCGCGGCCGCGCGGTTTCGCCGACGACGACGCGATGTTCGCCGCGCTGCGCGCCGGTCAGATTGACGCCGCGTGGACGACGACCGCGTCTCCCGACGTGCCGTCGGAGATCGTGGTGCTGTCGGACAACACGTCGCTGATCCGCGCCGAGAACCTGGTGCCGCTGTACCGGCGCAACGAGCTGTCCGAGTCCCAGGTGCTGGCGCTCAACGAGATCGCCGGTGTGCTGGACACCGGCTCGCTGGCCGACATGCGCCGCAAGGTCGCCGAGGGCGACGATCCCGCGCTGGTGGCCGGGCAGTGGCTCGACGAGCACCCACTGGGCGTCGGCAACTAG
- a CDS encoding CoA ester lyase — protein sequence MENRYRPRRTCLSVPGSSAKMIQKAKSLPADQVFLDLEDAVAPDAKAQAREQVAAALAEPGWAGQLRGVRVNDWTTPWTHADIIEVVARAGAALDIVVLPKVTDVSHVHALDLLLRQLEAIHGLPLGRIGIEAQIEDARGLTNVDAIAAAPRVQALVLGPADLMASLNMRTLEVGEQPEGYREGDAYHHVLMRILVAARANGIAAIDGPYLKIPDVESFRRVAGRSAALGYDGKWVLHPDQIDAGNEIFSPRQEAYDHAELILEAYEWHTSKAGGARGAVMLGDEMIDEASRKMALVIAGKGRAAGMQRTGERFQPPAG from the coding sequence GTGGAAAACCGGTATCGGCCCCGTCGGACGTGCCTGTCCGTGCCGGGCAGCAGCGCAAAGATGATCCAGAAGGCCAAGAGCCTTCCCGCCGATCAGGTGTTTCTCGACCTCGAGGACGCCGTCGCGCCGGACGCCAAGGCGCAGGCGCGCGAGCAGGTCGCCGCGGCGCTGGCCGAGCCGGGATGGGCCGGGCAGTTGCGCGGCGTGCGCGTCAACGACTGGACCACACCGTGGACCCACGCCGACATCATCGAGGTCGTCGCCAGGGCCGGAGCCGCGCTGGACATCGTGGTGCTGCCCAAGGTGACCGACGTGTCGCACGTCCACGCCCTCGATCTGCTGCTGCGCCAACTGGAGGCCATCCACGGTCTCCCGTTGGGGCGCATCGGAATCGAGGCCCAGATCGAGGATGCCAGAGGGCTGACCAACGTCGACGCGATCGCCGCGGCCCCGCGGGTGCAGGCTCTGGTGCTCGGTCCCGCCGACCTGATGGCCAGCCTGAACATGCGCACGCTGGAGGTCGGTGAACAACCCGAGGGCTATCGCGAAGGGGATGCCTACCACCACGTGCTGATGCGCATCCTGGTGGCGGCCAGGGCCAACGGGATCGCCGCGATCGACGGGCCGTATCTGAAGATCCCCGACGTCGAGTCGTTCCGGCGGGTGGCCGGGCGTTCCGCGGCACTGGGTTACGACGGCAAGTGGGTGCTGCACCCGGACCAGATCGACGCGGGCAACGAGATTTTCAGCCCGCGGCAGGAGGCCTACGACCACGCCGAATTGATCCTCGAGGCCTACGAGTGGCACACGTCGAAGGCCGGCGGCGCCAGGGGAGCGGTGATGCTCGGTGACGAGATGATCGACGAGGCCAGCCGCAAGATGGCGCTGGTGATCGCGGGCAAGGGCCGCGCGGCGGGCATGCAGCGCACGGGTGAGAGGTTCCAGCCGCCGGCCGGGTGA
- a CDS encoding general stress protein, translating into MTNQFQPGQGPAATPGGSATGRGRPVGLPTPPRGWPIGSYPTYAEAQRAVDYLSDQEFPVQQVTIVGVDLMQVERVTGRLTWPKVLGGGVLTGAWLGLFIGLILGFFSPNPWSALATGLIAGVFFGLITSAIPYAMARGTRDFSSTMQLVAGRYDVLCDPQNAERGRDLLARLTI; encoded by the coding sequence ATGACAAACCAATTCCAGCCAGGACAGGGTCCCGCTGCGACGCCCGGCGGTTCGGCAACCGGTCGCGGCCGCCCGGTGGGTCTTCCGACGCCGCCCAGGGGATGGCCAATCGGTTCATACCCCACCTACGCCGAAGCCCAGCGCGCGGTGGATTACCTGTCGGATCAGGAGTTCCCCGTCCAGCAGGTCACCATCGTCGGTGTCGACCTGATGCAGGTCGAGCGGGTGACCGGACGGCTGACGTGGCCGAAGGTGCTCGGCGGCGGCGTCCTCACCGGCGCCTGGCTGGGCCTGTTCATCGGTCTGATCCTGGGCTTCTTCAGTCCCAATCCGTGGAGCGCGCTGGCCACCGGCCTGATCGCCGGTGTCTTCTTCGGCCTCATCACCTCGGCCATCCCGTACGCGATGGCGCGCGGCACAAGGGATTTCAGCTCGACGATGCAGCTGGTGGCCGGGCGCTACGACGTGCTCTGCGACCCGCAGAACGCCGAGCGCGGTCGCGATCTGCTCGCCCGGCTGACCATCTAG
- a CDS encoding suppressor of fused domain protein — protein MSEVLDLVRARLREHFARTGVTAEPHVASVTFLGTERIDVLRFAGPGDGAAHYVSLGCSRYPMVDPTEMVADPVQGPRAEVMVALRGPAPAGLSRSVAIVAAAPAVEGLVLAPDALIDLETPLWEGAPFTAFLLGRSDIEDVVLPEPLAPVAVLSAVPITATEAAWVRLKGADAMRQAWAQDGVDPTDPRRRAANPA, from the coding sequence ATGAGCGAGGTTCTGGACCTGGTCCGTGCGCGGCTGCGGGAGCACTTCGCCCGTACCGGCGTCACGGCCGAACCGCACGTCGCGAGTGTGACGTTCCTCGGTACCGAACGCATCGACGTCCTGCGCTTCGCGGGGCCCGGTGATGGTGCGGCACACTATGTTTCGCTGGGGTGCTCGCGATACCCGATGGTGGATCCGACGGAGATGGTGGCAGATCCGGTGCAGGGCCCCCGGGCGGAGGTGATGGTCGCGCTGCGCGGTCCGGCGCCGGCCGGGCTGTCGCGGTCGGTGGCGATCGTCGCGGCGGCCCCGGCGGTCGAAGGCCTGGTGTTGGCGCCGGACGCGCTGATCGACCTCGAGACCCCGCTGTGGGAGGGTGCGCCGTTCACCGCTTTCCTGTTGGGGCGCAGCGACATCGAAGACGTGGTGTTGCCGGAGCCGTTGGCGCCGGTGGCGGTGCTCTCGGCGGTGCCGATCACGGCCACGGAAGCGGCGTGGGTGCGGCTCAAGGGGGCCGACGCGATGAGGCAGGCGTGGGCGCAGGACGGGGTCGACCCCACGGACCCACGGCGGCGAGCCGCCAATCCTGCCTGA